From Opitutaceae bacterium, the proteins below share one genomic window:
- a CDS encoding nitroreductase family protein — translation MTDPETPPSAFTELKHLLHRRRSIRAYKPDPVEDALVQEILEMGIHTSSSGNMQTYSIIVTRDRAIRQALYEPHMNQNMVLDAPVLLTFCADFHRMRRWALLSGAADSFDDMMGFMVAAIDATLVSQSVALAAEARGLGICYMGSTIANCDRIGKILKLPKNVVPVVGFSLGYPAEDPAPRDRLPLDGLVHRDTYRDYSDQEILDIYRERETNGWKRYMGFEKLRKMIEESGVTNLAQVYTQLKYTKKEHAVFSKQILDYLRAQDFMN, via the coding sequence ATGACAGACCCGGAAACCCCACCCTCCGCCTTCACCGAGTTGAAGCACCTCCTCCACCGCCGGCGTTCGATCCGAGCCTACAAGCCCGATCCCGTGGAGGATGCACTCGTGCAGGAAATCCTCGAGATGGGCATCCATACCTCGAGTTCGGGAAACATGCAGACCTACTCGATCATCGTGACCCGGGATCGCGCGATCCGCCAGGCCCTCTACGAACCGCATATGAACCAGAACATGGTTCTGGACGCTCCGGTCCTCCTGACCTTCTGCGCCGATTTTCACCGCATGCGCCGATGGGCGCTCCTCAGCGGTGCCGCCGACAGTTTTGACGACATGATGGGTTTCATGGTGGCCGCCATCGACGCGACCCTCGTCTCCCAATCCGTGGCCTTGGCGGCGGAGGCCCGGGGCCTGGGCATCTGCTATATGGGAAGCACCATCGCCAACTGCGACCGGATCGGGAAAATCCTGAAGCTTCCGAAGAACGTAGTCCCGGTCGTGGGTTTCTCACTCGGCTATCCGGCTGAGGACCCGGCCCCGCGCGATCGCCTTCCCTTGGACGGTTTGGTGCATCGGGATACCTACCGCGACTATTCGGACCAGGAAATACTCGATATTTACCGGGAACGCGAAACCAACGGGTGGAAGCGTTACATGGGATTCGAGAAGCTCCGGAAGATGATCGAGGAATCGGGAGTGACCAATCTGGCGCAGGTCTACACTCAGCTGAAGTACACAAAGAAGGAACACGCTGTCTTCTCGAAGCAGATCCTGGATTACCTGAGAGCGCAGGACTTCATGAACTGA
- the thrH gene encoding bifunctional phosphoserine phosphatase/homoserine phosphotransferase ThrH: MLSVKQSIVTLDMEGVLTPEIWIAVAERTGIDALRLTTRDEPDYDKLMRHRLKHLAAHQITLSRIQEVIGGLAPLAGAVDFLDFLRRDTQVIILSDTFEQFAQPLMRQLNWPTLFCHRLIVEADRITGYQLRMPDQKRHSVLALKQIHFNVIAAGDSFNDTTMLAAADHGFLFKSPDNVAKAFPQFPALEKYEDLLSRIRALL, from the coding sequence ATGCTATCCGTGAAGCAGAGCATCGTCACCCTGGACATGGAGGGCGTCCTTACGCCGGAAATCTGGATCGCCGTCGCCGAACGCACCGGGATCGACGCCCTGCGACTGACGACCCGCGATGAGCCCGATTACGACAAACTGATGCGGCATCGGCTCAAACACCTCGCCGCCCATCAGATCACCCTCTCGCGAATCCAGGAAGTGATCGGCGGACTGGCTCCACTGGCCGGAGCGGTCGATTTTCTCGATTTCCTGCGCAGGGACACCCAGGTCATCATCCTCTCCGACACCTTCGAACAGTTCGCCCAACCCCTGATGCGGCAGCTCAATTGGCCCACCCTCTTCTGCCATCGCCTCATCGTCGAAGCAGATCGAATCACCGGTTACCAGCTGCGCATGCCCGATCAGAAGCGGCACTCCGTCCTCGCGCTGAAGCAGATCCATTTCAACGTCATCGCCGCAGGTGATTCCTTCAACGACACCACCATGCTGGCTGCCGCCGATCACGGTTTTCTCTTCAAGTCCCCGGACAATGTGGCCAAGGCGTTCCCCCAGTTTCCGGCCCTGGAAAAATACGAAGACCTGCTGAGCCGGATCCGGGCGTTGCTCTGA
- a CDS encoding pentapeptide repeat-containing protein: MEPTITCGKQYALNADLTGSRFEDVCLVEAEFENVNLSGATLHDINMSDITVSAAQLGGAKFKHIGPPPDEDGKQERQRPVTFEEMMLCDSIFRGVDLTNVKIVECDVAGMTIDGVLVSDLIAAYESQRKARNP, translated from the coding sequence ATGGAACCAACGATCACCTGTGGAAAACAGTACGCATTGAACGCCGACCTGACCGGCTCACGTTTTGAGGATGTCTGTCTGGTCGAAGCGGAGTTTGAAAATGTGAATCTCTCCGGCGCGACGCTGCACGATATCAATATGAGTGATATCACCGTCTCAGCGGCGCAGTTGGGCGGGGCCAAGTTCAAGCACATCGGGCCACCGCCTGACGAGGACGGGAAGCAGGAGCGGCAGAGGCCCGTTACCTTTGAAGAGATGATGCTCTGTGACAGCATCTTCCGAGGAGTGGACCTGACCAACGTGAAGATCGTTGAATGCGATGTTGCCGGAATGACCATCGATGGGGTTCTCGTCAGTGATCTCATTGCCGCCTACGAGAGCCAGCGGAAGGCGCGGAATCCATGA
- a CDS encoding DUF3516 domain-containing protein, translating to MTFHSRSDAPLGPLPDQPPPDLVLDRFIAVMAERGLALYPEQEEAILELFADRNVILNTPTGSGKSLVAAAFHFKMLCAGERSIYTCPIKALVNEKFLALCRDFGPENVGMMTGDASVNPSAPILCCTAEILANLALAGGDRGDIRAVIMDEFHYYSDPERGVAWQVPLLTMPRSQFLLMSATLGSTAAIEKDLERVTGRTTLTVRSDRRPVPLAFEYSDTPLTERVAALVTEGRAPVYLVFFTQRAAAEAAQSLMSLNVSSREEKAALATALEEVRFTSPYGKDMRRWLRSGIGVHHAGLLPRYRILVEQLAQKGLLKLICGTDTLGVGINVPIRTVLFTQLWKYDGRKAAVLTVRDFRQVAGRAGRKGFDDQGYVVVQAPEHVIENKRAEEKAANDPKKKRKLVKRRPPDGSVSWDSKTLEKLQTAEPEGLNSQFSVSHGMLLQVLSREGDGCRVMRDLIADSHESDISKKRLRTRAWQLFRALLDREIVAWIPPEPSGRKLRVNVDLQTDFSLHQALSLFLIDVIGELDRESTTYALDVLTLCESIVEDPEPILRRQVDKLKTAKLEDMKVEGIEYEERMSRLDQIEHPKPMRDLLYGFFNAFAEAHPWVGEDTIRPKSIAREMLERGQSFAEYVREYGLQRIEGLLLRHLSQVWKVLAQTVPDNAKTEPVVEMELTLKELIRGIDSSLLEEWERLLHPEAVLPDPLESPPVLKAMDVTADPEAFRRLVRVTVFGFLQQVATGDWDSALALLETGQAIGDAEPDTLSSAGRDLRSAFEAFFEARRRFVLDVEGRSKKHSHWIEQDEPGRLGLAQVLIDPEAKNDWEVRFTANLPESRQAGRAIVRFVSVGPVGG from the coding sequence GTGACTTTCCACTCGCGATCCGACGCCCCTCTGGGGCCGCTCCCGGACCAGCCCCCACCCGATCTCGTCCTTGATCGCTTCATTGCCGTCATGGCGGAGCGGGGACTCGCCCTCTATCCCGAACAGGAGGAGGCGATTCTCGAGTTGTTTGCGGACCGCAATGTCATTCTCAATACACCGACCGGATCCGGAAAGTCCCTCGTCGCGGCCGCCTTCCATTTCAAGATGCTCTGCGCCGGTGAGCGCTCGATCTACACCTGTCCGATCAAGGCCCTGGTCAATGAGAAATTCCTCGCTCTCTGCCGCGACTTCGGTCCGGAGAATGTCGGCATGATGACTGGCGACGCCAGCGTCAATCCATCCGCGCCGATTCTCTGCTGCACCGCCGAGATCCTCGCCAATCTGGCCCTGGCCGGCGGAGACCGGGGCGATATCCGTGCCGTCATCATGGATGAATTTCACTATTATTCGGATCCGGAACGCGGGGTGGCCTGGCAGGTTCCGCTTCTCACCATGCCCCGCTCGCAGTTTCTTCTCATGTCGGCCACCCTGGGCTCGACAGCGGCAATCGAGAAGGACCTCGAACGTGTCACCGGCCGCACCACCCTGACCGTTCGAAGCGACCGCCGGCCGGTTCCGCTCGCCTTCGAGTATTCGGATACTCCCCTGACCGAAAGGGTCGCCGCCCTCGTCACGGAGGGCCGGGCCCCGGTCTATCTCGTCTTCTTCACCCAGCGCGCCGCCGCCGAGGCCGCCCAGAGCCTGATGAGCCTCAACGTCTCCTCCCGCGAGGAAAAGGCGGCCCTGGCCACCGCTCTTGAAGAGGTCCGTTTTACCAGTCCCTATGGAAAGGATATGCGCCGCTGGCTGCGCAGCGGAATCGGAGTCCACCATGCCGGGCTTCTCCCGCGTTACCGCATACTGGTCGAGCAATTGGCCCAGAAAGGTCTGCTTAAGTTGATCTGCGGAACGGATACCCTCGGGGTCGGCATCAACGTGCCCATCCGGACCGTTCTCTTCACCCAACTCTGGAAGTACGACGGGCGAAAGGCCGCCGTCCTGACCGTCCGCGATTTCCGACAGGTCGCCGGACGGGCCGGCCGGAAGGGTTTCGACGATCAGGGTTATGTCGTGGTCCAGGCGCCCGAGCATGTCATCGAGAACAAACGGGCCGAGGAAAAGGCGGCCAACGATCCGAAGAAGAAACGCAAACTGGTCAAGCGCCGCCCGCCCGACGGCAGCGTCAGCTGGGATTCCAAGACCCTTGAAAAGTTGCAGACAGCCGAGCCGGAAGGTCTCAATTCGCAGTTCTCCGTTTCTCACGGCATGCTCCTGCAGGTCCTCAGCCGGGAAGGTGACGGTTGTCGCGTCATGCGCGACCTGATCGCGGACTCCCACGAATCGGACATCTCGAAAAAGCGCCTTCGAACCCGGGCCTGGCAGCTCTTCCGCGCCCTTCTCGATCGGGAGATCGTGGCATGGATTCCGCCGGAACCGTCCGGCCGCAAGTTGCGGGTCAATGTCGACCTCCAGACCGATTTCTCCCTGCACCAGGCCCTGTCCCTCTTTCTGATCGATGTCATCGGGGAATTGGACCGGGAAAGCACCACCTACGCCCTCGATGTCCTCACGCTCTGCGAATCGATTGTCGAGGACCCCGAACCGATTCTCCGGCGCCAGGTGGACAAGCTGAAGACGGCCAAGCTCGAGGATATGAAGGTCGAGGGGATCGAATACGAGGAGCGGATGAGCCGCCTCGACCAGATCGAGCATCCCAAGCCAATGCGGGATCTGCTTTACGGCTTCTTCAACGCCTTTGCGGAAGCCCATCCCTGGGTCGGAGAAGACACCATCCGTCCGAAATCCATCGCCCGCGAGATGCTTGAGCGCGGCCAGTCCTTTGCCGAGTATGTCCGCGAATACGGCCTCCAGCGGATCGAGGGCCTGCTCCTGCGTCACCTTTCCCAGGTCTGGAAGGTGCTGGCCCAGACCGTTCCCGATAACGCCAAGACTGAACCGGTCGTCGAGATGGAGCTCACCCTGAAGGAGCTGATCCGCGGCATCGACTCGAGCCTGCTCGAGGAATGGGAGCGCCTGTTGCATCCCGAAGCCGTCCTTCCGGATCCACTGGAGTCGCCTCCGGTCCTCAAAGCGATGGATGTGACCGCGGATCCCGAAGCGTTCCGGCGCCTGGTCCGGGTGACCGTCTTCGGTTTCCTCCAGCAGGTGGCAACCGGCGATTGGGACAGCGCACTCGCGCTCCTGGAGACCGGCCAGGCCATTGGTGATGCGGAACCGGATACACTCTCGTCCGCCGGGCGCGATCTCAGGAGCGCCTTCGAGGCATTCTTTGAAGCTCGCCGGCGATTCGTGCTCGACGTTGAAGGTCGATCGAAGAAGCACTCCCATTGGATCGAGCAGGACGAACCCGGCCGACTCGGCCTGGCCCAGGTTCTCATCGATCCGGAGGCCAAAAATGACTGGGAAGTTCGGTTCACCGCCAACCTGCCTGAATCCCGCCAGGCCGGCCGGGCCATCGTCCGTTTTGTATCGGTCGGCCCGGTCGGTGGGTGA
- a CDS encoding RNA-binding protein — translation MSTKLYVGNLSFDSTEQDLQDLFAEAGAVTDVVIIQDKFTGRSRGFGFVTMSSAEEAQKAVTMLHGKNVGGRDLTVNEARPREERSGGGGGGYGGGGGGGRGFGGGGGGGRGGRGGRGGDRGDRRGGGGGGGGGDRW, via the coding sequence ATGTCTACGAAACTCTACGTTGGAAATCTTTCCTTCGATTCGACCGAACAGGATCTTCAGGATCTTTTTGCAGAAGCTGGTGCCGTCACCGATGTTGTCATCATTCAGGACAAGTTCACTGGCCGCTCGCGCGGCTTTGGCTTTGTCACCATGAGCAGCGCCGAAGAGGCCCAGAAAGCCGTGACCATGCTTCACGGTAAGAATGTTGGTGGCCGTGACCTGACCGTCAATGAAGCCCGTCCGCGCGAAGAACGCAGCGGTGGTGGTGGTGGCGGATACGGTGGCGGTGGTGGCGGCGGCCGTGGCTTCGGTGGTGGCGGTGGCGGCGGCCGTGGTGGCCGTGGCGGCCGCGGCGGCGACCGTGGCGATCGTCGCGGTGGCGGCGGCGGCGGCGGCGGCGGTGACCGCTGGTAG
- a CDS encoding VCBS repeat-containing protein: protein MRAFLRWGCSLALVAALTVHSPLSGNEGSPPVLGGPEIIKLDWNTRRLVPADFNQDGRMDLALINNDRARIEMLIQRDPARGTPPANRRVQTNRWEPVLEDSRFDKLPLTVGITVFDLAAGDLNGDGRTDLAYTGIPDSLTIRLQSEDGGWEESQVIDIGAPSPYITCLLIEDLDGDDRADLIVILDKDLVVLRQDGDGKLEAPERYAFSDGSNHSLRLADLDQDGRKDVLYLASDSRDSLRVRFQGVTGRLGPENPYRIENSMTSMELINFGEGNPPGLAHIRSRTALLTVVSLVEDPAVAGGVDAINPRVYSTGVGSRNPPDYAFGDIDGDGRLDLALTDPDGAQVICYFQDEVGQLGEAQRFPSLTDGRSIAAVTWEGMDRAEIYLASPKERILGATVLGDEGRLHFPRPVEIEGKPLAVSGSPGLKGSGPLLAVAVESGGKRSIQFMEKSGAALVTTQSLELENLRTDPKCVRFLDANHDGRDDLAVFVPFEALRILLQQEDGTFVDISRGPGYRSGLVDKLDPSALTMARTNGLGSSTILVSGPGFARAIEVDDEGALQVVDQFNAREATTEISAAFAVDLDGDNEREILLFDQRNREIEVLRRNERGVYVYADAVPVGSISLVAGHQLDFDGDGREDLFFLGKDRFWLLPMGVPGRRAEVVFSYETDIENVRYGDVAIGDLNNDGIDDYVAIDPRRNLIEILTRVESRVESSLHFLVFESDPNVKARGSQSGEPRETLVVDLTGDGRKDLVLLVHDRVLLYPNEGE from the coding sequence ATGCGTGCGTTTCTCCGATGGGGCTGCTCCCTGGCGTTGGTGGCCGCTCTGACCGTCCACTCTCCGCTGTCCGGGAATGAAGGATCGCCGCCGGTTCTCGGCGGCCCGGAGATCATCAAACTCGACTGGAACACCCGTCGACTGGTTCCGGCCGACTTCAACCAGGACGGCCGGATGGATCTCGCACTGATCAACAATGACCGGGCCCGGATCGAGATGCTCATTCAGCGGGACCCCGCGCGGGGGACTCCGCCGGCAAATCGTCGCGTGCAGACCAACCGATGGGAACCGGTGCTGGAGGATTCCCGATTTGACAAGCTTCCCCTGACTGTCGGGATTACGGTTTTTGACCTGGCCGCGGGTGATCTCAACGGAGATGGCCGGACCGATCTGGCCTATACGGGGATTCCCGATTCCCTGACCATTCGACTTCAATCCGAAGACGGCGGCTGGGAAGAGAGTCAGGTCATCGATATCGGTGCGCCCTCGCCCTATATCACCTGCCTGCTGATCGAGGATCTCGACGGCGATGACCGTGCCGACCTCATTGTCATCCTGGACAAGGACCTCGTGGTTCTCCGGCAGGATGGGGACGGGAAACTGGAAGCGCCCGAACGATACGCTTTCTCGGACGGGAGCAACCACTCGCTTCGGCTCGCCGATCTCGATCAGGACGGACGCAAGGATGTTCTCTATCTGGCATCGGACAGCCGCGATTCGCTGCGGGTCCGCTTCCAGGGCGTGACCGGGCGTCTCGGTCCGGAAAATCCCTACCGTATCGAGAATTCGATGACATCAATGGAGCTGATCAACTTTGGAGAGGGAAATCCGCCGGGGTTGGCTCATATCCGGAGTCGGACAGCCCTCCTGACGGTCGTTTCCCTGGTGGAGGATCCGGCCGTGGCCGGTGGAGTTGACGCGATCAACCCCCGGGTTTACTCGACCGGAGTCGGATCCCGCAATCCGCCGGACTACGCTTTTGGAGACATCGATGGGGATGGGAGACTGGACCTGGCGCTGACCGACCCGGATGGGGCCCAGGTAATCTGCTATTTCCAGGATGAAGTCGGCCAATTGGGAGAGGCTCAGCGTTTTCCCTCCCTGACCGACGGCCGGTCGATTGCCGCGGTGACCTGGGAGGGCATGGACCGTGCTGAAATCTACCTGGCCAGTCCGAAGGAACGCATTCTTGGGGCGACGGTTCTCGGGGACGAGGGACGCCTGCATTTTCCACGGCCGGTGGAAATCGAAGGCAAACCGCTGGCGGTCTCGGGCAGCCCCGGCCTCAAAGGATCCGGACCTCTTCTCGCGGTGGCGGTCGAGAGCGGCGGGAAGCGGAGCATTCAGTTCATGGAAAAGTCCGGGGCCGCACTGGTCACGACGCAATCGTTGGAGTTGGAGAATCTTCGGACCGATCCCAAATGCGTCCGGTTCCTCGATGCCAATCACGATGGGCGCGACGATCTGGCGGTATTTGTGCCGTTCGAAGCGCTGCGAATCCTCCTCCAGCAGGAGGACGGGACTTTCGTGGACATCTCACGCGGACCGGGCTATCGCAGCGGCCTGGTGGACAAGCTCGATCCCTCCGCCCTGACCATGGCCCGGACCAATGGTCTGGGGTCGTCAACAATCCTGGTATCCGGACCGGGATTCGCACGGGCCATCGAGGTGGACGACGAGGGAGCTCTGCAGGTGGTTGACCAGTTCAACGCCCGGGAGGCGACAACCGAGATATCGGCCGCCTTTGCGGTCGATCTGGATGGAGACAACGAGCGCGAGATCCTCCTCTTTGACCAGCGTAATCGGGAAATCGAAGTCCTCCGCCGAAATGAGCGCGGGGTTTACGTCTATGCAGATGCTGTGCCGGTCGGCTCAATCAGCCTGGTGGCGGGGCACCAGCTGGATTTTGACGGGGATGGACGGGAGGATCTCTTTTTTCTCGGCAAGGACCGTTTCTGGCTCCTGCCGATGGGAGTTCCCGGCCGGCGGGCAGAGGTTGTTTTTTCCTATGAAACGGATATCGAAAATGTGCGTTATGGGGATGTGGCGATCGGCGATCTGAACAACGACGGGATCGATGACTATGTCGCGATTGATCCCCGTCGCAATCTGATCGAGATTTTGACCCGGGTGGAGTCCAGGGTAGAGAGTTCCCTTCATTTTCTGGTTTTTGAGAGTGACCCCAATGTCAAGGCCCGGGGCAGCCAATCGGGAGAGCCGCGTGAAACCCTCGTGGTCGATCTGACTGGAGATGGCCGCAAAGACCTGGTGCTTCTGGTCCACGACCGGGTCCTTCTTTACCCGAACGAGGGGGAGTGA
- a CDS encoding error-prone DNA polymerase, protein MSYIELHARSAFSFLRGASRPEDMAARAAAVGLAGVALCDRNGFYGSVRFHQRCLEEGIRPFVGCELTLEDGSVVPLLVASAEGYRKICRLLTTSRLRAPKGEGRICWDELSEVAGGVIALTGDEEGPVIRAWREEGGRAAAERIGRLTRAFGADHVYVEVQRHHRRGETARNRFLVDLAGSLSLPLLATNGPAYATADRREVLDVFTCLHQKTNLDLAGRLLEANSDRQIKNSTQMTALFRDLPEAILNTERLAGRLDYTLENLGYAFPDYPVPDGESMDSFLTKLTWFGAEQRYGGLTPPIRRQLRHEMALITKLGFSGYFLIVWDIVNFCRERGIMVQGRGSAANSAVCYSLGITAVDPIGGRLLFERFLSEGRKGWPDIDLDLPSGDRREQVIQEVYRRYTRRGAAMTANVITYRGRSTVREVGKVLNLPEEAMDRFSKLYAHGDFPHTLELQEQLRQSGIAGTHPRAAALVRLYQSIYGLPRHLGQHSGGMIICQGRLDTVVPLENAAMPDRSVAQWDKDDCEDMGMVKVDLLGLGMMAVLQDAIEVTRDRGHPVDLAHIPKDDPATFKMLQEADTIGVFQVESRAQMATLPRMKPETFYDLVIEVAIIRPGPIQGKMVNPYLERRAGRQPVHYIDPRLEPILERTLGVPLFQEQMLKIAMVMANFSGSEAEELRRALSFHRSQERMDKVKVKLRNALEKNGVQPKAIEEITAAISSFALYGFPESHAISFALLAYGSAYLKAHRPAEFYAALINNQPMGFYSPATLVQDARRHGVRTLPVDVTLSNWECTVVDDSTIRLGLCVVEGVHEASGRAMLEARRRQPFKSTHDFLLRTGFSRHERRALASVGALNALSRHRRAALWAVETDLNADDLLTPAMMVAEESGRAGYVAGSAELSPLEMMTHLERLRADYRGMSLTTGAHPMKTMRPRIPHVRTAASLVDGPNGSRVTVAGAVICRQRPGTAKGFVFVSLEDETGISNAIVKPDKFEKERLIIVQEPFLSITGRLQIHDGVIHIMAEKIEPLLSFELPPEASHDFH, encoded by the coding sequence ATGTCCTACATCGAACTCCATGCCCGCAGTGCCTTCAGTTTCCTGCGGGGGGCATCCCGTCCGGAGGACATGGCGGCGAGGGCCGCTGCGGTGGGTCTGGCCGGCGTGGCGTTATGCGATCGGAACGGCTTCTACGGGAGTGTGCGCTTCCATCAGCGCTGCCTCGAGGAGGGCATCCGGCCGTTCGTGGGTTGCGAGCTCACCCTGGAGGACGGAAGCGTGGTTCCGCTCCTGGTGGCTTCGGCGGAGGGCTACCGGAAGATCTGCCGCCTGCTCACCACGAGTCGCCTGCGGGCCCCCAAGGGTGAGGGACGCATCTGCTGGGATGAATTGTCCGAAGTGGCCGGAGGGGTCATCGCCCTGACCGGCGATGAGGAAGGGCCGGTGATCCGGGCCTGGCGTGAGGAGGGCGGCAGGGCGGCGGCCGAGCGGATCGGGAGGCTGACCCGGGCCTTCGGGGCGGACCATGTCTACGTCGAGGTGCAGCGGCACCACCGGCGTGGCGAGACAGCCCGCAATCGGTTCCTGGTCGACCTGGCCGGTAGTCTGAGCCTGCCCCTGCTCGCGACTAATGGCCCGGCCTATGCCACGGCCGATCGCCGGGAGGTCCTCGATGTCTTCACCTGCCTGCACCAGAAAACAAACCTGGACCTGGCCGGCCGCCTGCTCGAGGCGAACAGCGATCGTCAGATCAAGAACAGCACGCAGATGACGGCGCTCTTTCGTGATCTCCCGGAGGCGATTCTCAACACGGAGCGCCTGGCCGGGCGTCTCGACTACACACTGGAGAATCTCGGCTACGCCTTTCCCGATTATCCGGTCCCGGACGGGGAGTCGATGGACAGTTTCCTGACCAAGCTCACCTGGTTCGGGGCGGAGCAGCGTTATGGCGGCCTGACCCCGCCGATCCGCCGGCAGCTCCGGCATGAGATGGCCCTGATCACGAAACTGGGGTTCAGCGGCTATTTCCTCATCGTCTGGGACATCGTCAATTTCTGCCGGGAGCGCGGGATCATGGTGCAGGGCAGGGGCAGTGCGGCCAACAGCGCGGTCTGTTACAGCCTCGGCATCACGGCGGTTGATCCGATCGGGGGGCGCTTGCTTTTCGAGCGTTTCCTCTCCGAGGGGCGCAAGGGGTGGCCGGATATCGATCTTGATCTGCCGAGCGGGGACCGGCGGGAGCAGGTCATCCAGGAGGTTTATCGGCGCTACACCCGGCGGGGGGCGGCCATGACGGCCAATGTCATCACCTATCGGGGGCGCAGCACGGTCCGGGAAGTCGGCAAAGTGCTCAACCTGCCGGAGGAAGCGATGGACCGCTTTTCCAAGCTCTATGCGCATGGTGACTTCCCCCACACCCTGGAATTGCAGGAACAGCTGCGCCAGTCCGGCATCGCCGGGACCCACCCACGGGCTGCCGCCCTCGTCCGGCTCTACCAGTCGATTTACGGGCTGCCCCGGCATCTGGGCCAGCATTCCGGCGGCATGATCATCTGTCAGGGGCGACTGGATACGGTGGTCCCCCTGGAGAACGCCGCCATGCCCGATCGCAGCGTGGCCCAATGGGACAAGGACGATTGCGAGGACATGGGCATGGTCAAGGTCGACCTCCTCGGACTGGGCATGATGGCCGTTCTGCAGGACGCGATCGAGGTCACCCGCGACCGGGGGCACCCGGTGGACCTGGCGCATATTCCGAAAGATGATCCGGCCACCTTCAAGATGCTCCAGGAAGCCGACACCATCGGGGTCTTCCAGGTGGAGAGCCGGGCCCAGATGGCCACGCTGCCGCGGATGAAGCCCGAGACATTCTACGATCTCGTCATCGAGGTGGCCATCATCCGGCCGGGGCCGATCCAGGGCAAGATGGTCAACCCCTACCTGGAGCGAAGGGCCGGTCGGCAACCGGTCCATTATATCGATCCGAGGCTGGAGCCGATTCTTGAGCGGACCCTGGGGGTGCCTCTATTTCAGGAGCAGATGCTGAAGATCGCCATGGTGATGGCGAACTTCTCGGGATCGGAGGCGGAGGAGTTGCGGCGGGCCCTGAGTTTCCACCGCTCGCAGGAGCGGATGGACAAGGTGAAGGTGAAGTTGCGCAATGCTCTGGAGAAGAACGGTGTCCAGCCCAAGGCGATCGAGGAGATCACGGCGGCGATCAGTTCCTTTGCCCTCTACGGTTTTCCCGAATCGCACGCCATCAGTTTCGCCCTGCTGGCCTATGGCAGTGCCTACCTGAAGGCCCATCGGCCGGCGGAGTTCTATGCCGCCCTGATCAACAATCAACCGATGGGGTTCTACTCCCCGGCCACCCTGGTCCAGGATGCCCGCCGCCACGGGGTGCGCACCCTTCCGGTTGACGTGACCCTTTCGAACTGGGAGTGCACGGTGGTGGATGACTCCACCATCCGGCTTGGACTCTGCGTGGTGGAGGGTGTGCACGAGGCTTCCGGGCGGGCGATGCTCGAAGCCCGTCGGCGGCAACCGTTCAAATCGACTCACGACTTCCTGCTTCGCACCGGTTTCAGTCGACATGAGCGACGGGCCCTTGCTTCGGTGGGGGCACTCAATGCGTTGAGCCGGCACCGGCGGGCGGCCCTCTGGGCGGTCGAAACCGATCTGAATGCGGACGACCTGCTCACCCCGGCCATGATGGTGGCGGAAGAGTCGGGCCGGGCCGGTTACGTCGCCGGTTCCGCCGAACTTTCCCCCCTGGAGATGATGACCCACCTGGAGCGTCTGCGGGCCGACTACCGGGGAATGTCCCTGACCACCGGTGCGCATCCCATGAAGACGATGCGGCCACGCATTCCTCATGTCCGGACGGCCGCATCCCTGGTGGATGGGCCCAACGGATCCCGGGTGACCGTGGCCGGCGCGGTCATCTGTCGTCAGCGGCCGGGTACAGCAAAGGGGTTTGTTTTTGTCAGCCTGGAGGACGAGACCGGCATCTCCAATGCGATCGTCAAGCCGGACAAGTTCGAGAAGGAGCGCCTCATCATTGTGCAGGAACCCTTCCTCAGTATCACCGGGCGCCTGCAGATCCACGACGGGGTCATCCATATCATGGCGGAGAAGATCGAGCCCCTCCTCAGTTTCGAACTTCCCCCGGAAGCCTCCCATGACTTCCATTGA